A region from the Volucribacter amazonae genome encodes:
- the galM gene encoding galactose-1-epimerase, whose translation MLNPNIITLNNKKGMQISLMDWGATWLSCQLLVQGNYREVLLGCPPEQYDQQSAYLGASIGRYANRIAHSQFYWQGQCIQLEANQGEHQLHGGPIGFDKRYWQIEKCGQNFAKFSLFSPDGDQGFRGNVQASVVYHLSQQNWLEIEYSAYSDQDTPLSLTNHAYFNLLNGQQSEDIRQHYLQINADYYLPVDQQGIPSAALTSVNNTSFDFRQMKTIAQDFLQGEQQLTKGYDHAFLLNQRHIENQPVASLLAPDKSLQLQLYTSQPALQVYTGNYLSGTAQRQGGYYQDYAGIALETQALPDTPNHQEWQALGGMLKAGETYRHWTRFDFIMT comes from the coding sequence ATGCTAAATCCTAATATTATTACTTTGAACAATAAGAAAGGTATGCAGATTAGTCTAATGGATTGGGGGGCAACTTGGCTTTCTTGTCAACTGCTTGTACAGGGTAATTATCGAGAAGTGTTGCTGGGTTGTCCGCCAGAACAATACGATCAGCAATCTGCTTATTTAGGGGCAAGCATAGGACGTTATGCCAATCGTATTGCCCATAGCCAATTTTATTGGCAAGGGCAATGCATTCAGTTAGAGGCGAATCAAGGAGAACATCAATTACATGGAGGACCGATAGGCTTTGATAAACGTTATTGGCAAATAGAAAAGTGCGGTCAGAATTTTGCAAAATTTTCCTTATTTTCCCCCGATGGGGATCAAGGATTTCGTGGCAATGTACAAGCAAGCGTTGTTTATCATTTAAGCCAACAAAATTGGCTAGAGATTGAATATTCTGCTTATAGTGATCAAGATACGCCATTAAGTTTAACTAATCACGCTTATTTTAATTTGCTAAATGGGCAACAAAGCGAAGATATACGTCAACATTATTTACAAATCAATGCGGATTATTATTTGCCAGTGGATCAACAAGGCATACCCTCAGCAGCTTTAACCTCGGTAAACAACACTAGTTTTGATTTTCGTCAAATGAAAACCATTGCTCAAGATTTTTTACAAGGAGAACAACAACTTACCAAAGGCTATGATCACGCTTTTTTACTCAATCAACGCCATATTGAAAACCAACCTGTCGCCAGTTTACTCGCTCCTGATAAAAGCCTACAATTACAGCTTTACACCTCACAGCCCGCATTGCAGGTTTATACAGGCAATTATTTATCTGGCACAGCACAACGACAGGGCGGTTATTATCAAGATTACGCTGGCATTGCCCTAGAAACCCAAGCCCTACCAGACACCCCCAATCATCAAGAATGGCAAGCATTAGGTGGAATGTTAAAGGCAGGAGAAACCTATCGGCACTGGACGAGATTTGATTTTATCATGACTTAA
- the galK gene encoding galactokinase: MQQVERAKQVFRQQFHRTANLAVYAPGRVNIIGEHTDYNDGFVMPCAINYGTAVVGEKRDDYQFKVYAADFEQWDCFSLKEPILPVIEQKWTGYVRGVVKFIQQHCPQFKQGANLVICGDVPLSAGLSSSASLEVAVAKFCQQLGELPLTDTQLALIGQQAENQFVGANCGNMDQLISALGQQDHLLMIDCRSLAIQPVPVPQELAVMIINSHVKHDLVNGEYNQRRQQCEQAAQFFGVNALRDVSLAQFEQREQELKALDMQMAKRAKHVISENQRVLAVVQALQQGDLLQLGKLMAQSHDSMRDDFEITVPQIDYLVELAQLAIGNEGGARMTGGGFGGCVVALAPQHKVEAVRKIIADNYQRQTGLKEDFYVCQAYQGVRLC; this comes from the coding sequence ATGCAACAAGTTGAACGTGCAAAACAAGTATTTCGCCAACAATTTCATCGTACAGCAAATTTAGCAGTGTATGCCCCGGGACGGGTAAATATTATTGGCGAACACACTGATTATAATGATGGCTTTGTAATGCCTTGTGCTATTAATTATGGTACAGCGGTGGTGGGGGAGAAACGTGATGATTACCAATTCAAGGTGTATGCGGCTGATTTTGAACAATGGGATTGTTTTTCCCTGAAGGAACCAATCTTGCCTGTTATAGAACAAAAATGGACAGGTTATGTGCGAGGTGTGGTTAAATTTATTCAACAGCATTGTCCACAGTTTAAGCAAGGGGCAAATTTAGTGATTTGTGGTGACGTTCCTTTATCGGCGGGGCTAAGTTCTTCCGCTTCCCTTGAAGTGGCAGTGGCAAAATTTTGTCAGCAACTGGGGGAATTGCCTTTAACGGATACTCAATTAGCGCTAATTGGGCAACAAGCGGAAAACCAATTTGTGGGGGCAAATTGTGGCAATATGGATCAATTAATTTCCGCTTTAGGGCAACAGGATCACCTATTAATGATTGATTGTCGTTCTCTCGCCATTCAGCCCGTTCCTGTTCCCCAAGAACTTGCAGTGATGATTATTAATTCCCATGTTAAGCATGATTTGGTTAATGGCGAATATAACCAACGGCGACAACAATGTGAACAGGCGGCACAATTTTTTGGTGTAAACGCTTTGCGTGACGTTTCGCTCGCTCAATTTGAACAACGAGAACAAGAATTAAAGGCATTGGATATGCAAATGGCGAAACGAGCCAAACATGTTATTAGCGAAAATCAGCGAGTATTGGCGGTGGTACAGGCATTACAACAAGGGGATTTATTACAGTTAGGCAAGCTAATGGCACAATCCCACGATTCTATGCGTGATGATTTTGAGATTACCGTACCACAAATAGATTATCTCGTTGAATTGGCACAACTTGCCATTGGCAATGAAGGGGGAGCAAGAATGACTGGTGGCGGTTTTGGCGGTTGTGTAGTGGCATTAGCGCCACAGCATAAGGTTGAGGCAGTGCGTAAAATCATTGCGGATAATTATCAACGGCAAACAGGTTTAAAAGAAGATTTTTACGTTTGCCAGGCTTACCAAGGGGTAAGGCTATGCTAA
- the galT gene encoding galactose-1-phosphate uridylyltransferase produces MQQTLFDPTEHPHRRYNPLTDQWVLVSPHRAKRPWQGQQEKMEQQEIPSYDPHCYLCPTNQRITGERNPDYQQPFVFKNDFSALMTDTPTPLPAKNFLFQTALAQGESRVICFSPDHSKTLPLLSLAEIEAVIDTWQQQLNELGQRYPWVQIFENKGAAMGCSNPHPHGQIWANSFLPNEIVKEDRTQRAYFEQQGSVMLLDYVQMELELKQRLVVNTEHWVAVVPYWAVWPFETLLLPKSPIQQLTQLAPVQQRDLALALKKLTSRYDNLFQTSFPYSMGFHGAPFNQQDNRHWQLHAHFYPPLLRSATVRKFMVGYEMLAESQRDLTAEQAAERLRSLSDKHYKEQ; encoded by the coding sequence ATGCAACAGACATTATTTGATCCTACCGAACACCCTCATCGCCGTTATAACCCACTTACTGATCAATGGGTATTAGTGTCTCCTCATCGTGCTAAACGCCCTTGGCAAGGTCAACAAGAAAAAATGGAGCAACAAGAAATCCCAAGTTACGATCCCCATTGTTATTTATGCCCAACTAATCAACGTATTACAGGAGAACGCAACCCAGATTATCAACAACCTTTTGTGTTTAAAAATGATTTTTCGGCATTAATGACAGATACACCAACACCGCTACCAGCCAAAAATTTTTTATTTCAGACCGCACTTGCTCAAGGAGAAAGCCGAGTGATTTGTTTTTCGCCTGATCACAGCAAAACCTTACCCCTTTTGTCCTTAGCCGAAATTGAGGCGGTGATTGACACTTGGCAACAACAATTAAATGAATTAGGGCAACGTTACCCGTGGGTGCAGATTTTTGAAAATAAAGGGGCGGCAATGGGCTGTTCTAATCCACACCCCCATGGGCAAATTTGGGCAAACAGTTTTTTACCTAATGAAATTGTCAAAGAGGATCGTACTCAACGAGCTTATTTTGAGCAGCAAGGTTCAGTGATGCTGTTAGATTATGTTCAAATGGAACTGGAGTTAAAACAACGCCTTGTTGTAAATACCGAGCATTGGGTTGCCGTTGTGCCTTATTGGGCAGTTTGGCCTTTTGAAACCCTATTATTGCCAAAAAGTCCTATCCAACAATTAACCCAACTCGCGCCAGTCCAACAACGAGATCTTGCCTTAGCATTAAAAAAACTCACCAGCCGTTATGATAATTTATTTCAAACCTCTTTTCCTTATTCTATGGGCTTTCATGGTGCGCCTTTTAATCAACAGGATAATCGCCATTGGCAATTACACGCCCATTTTTATCCGCCTTTATTACGCAGTGCAACGGTAAGAAAATTTATGGTGGGTTATGAAATGCTGGCAGAAAGTCAGCGAGATCTTACCGCAGAGCAAGCGGCAGAACGCTTAAGATCGCTAAGTGATAAACATTATAAAGAGCAATAA
- a CDS encoding substrate-binding domain-containing protein yields the protein MITIKEVAKQAGVSVATVSRVLNNHSSASPRSRQAVLKAVQQLGYQPNANAQALASQTNSTIGVVVTDVTDAFFAILVKAVDQVAEQYHKNILIGIGYHNAEKEREAIETLIRKRCSCLVVHSKALDDHTLAQYLQQIPGMVIINRTIPHYEQRCVSLDNQKGTFLATESLIQLGHKHIAYIGSSHKITDEKERYRGYVNALSHYHLPLIDYAVAQGSPDFEGGEQAMIHLLSYNKNLSAVVAYNDSMAAGALSVLHENNIKVPQQFSVVGFDDMPIARYLIPKLTTIRYPIDLMANYAAKLALSLVYQEIKVNRPIQFNPTLVRRFSLASPHSETQT from the coding sequence ATGATTACCATCAAAGAGGTTGCCAAACAAGCGGGTGTTTCTGTTGCCACTGTTTCACGCGTATTAAATAATCACTCGTCCGCTAGCCCACGTTCTCGCCAAGCGGTACTTAAGGCAGTTCAACAATTAGGTTATCAACCCAATGCCAATGCACAAGCCTTAGCCTCACAAACGAATAGTACCATTGGGGTTGTGGTTACTGACGTTACCGATGCTTTTTTTGCTATTTTGGTCAAAGCGGTGGATCAAGTGGCTGAGCAATACCATAAAAATATTTTAATCGGCATTGGTTATCATAATGCTGAAAAAGAGAGGGAAGCGATAGAAACCTTGATTCGTAAACGTTGTAGCTGTTTGGTAGTTCACTCAAAAGCCTTAGATGATCATACCCTTGCCCAATATTTACAGCAAATACCGGGTATGGTTATCATTAATCGTACCATTCCCCACTATGAACAACGTTGCGTAAGTTTAGATAATCAAAAAGGCACATTTTTAGCCACAGAAAGCCTTATTCAACTAGGGCATAAACATATTGCTTATATTGGTTCTAGCCATAAAATTACCGATGAAAAAGAACGTTACCGAGGTTATGTTAATGCCTTATCCCATTATCATTTGCCATTAATTGATTATGCCGTCGCCCAAGGTTCGCCTGATTTTGAAGGTGGCGAACAAGCGATGATTCATTTATTAAGTTACAACAAAAATCTTTCTGCGGTTGTTGCTTATAATGACAGTATGGCAGCGGGTGCATTGTCAGTATTGCATGAAAACAACATTAAAGTACCACAGCAATTTTCAGTGGTTGGTTTTGATGATATGCCTATCGCTCGTTATCTTATCCCCAAACTTACTACCATTCGTTATCCTATTGATTTAATGGCAAATTATGCTGCTAAATTAGCGTTAAGTTTAGTCTATCAAGAAATCAAAGTAAATCGCCCTATCCAATTTAATCCGACTTTAGTACGCCGTTTTTCGTTAGCAAGCCCACATTCGGAGACACAGACATAA
- the mglB gene encoding galactose/glucose ABC transporter substrate-binding protein MglB, protein MKKALLSTLALSVGLSLTLSTVAEAKTRIGVTIYKYDDPFMTLMRDEIRKEAGNYPQIELLMNDSQNQQGVQNDQVDTIISRGVKALAINLVDPNAAPTIIAKAKLENLPVVFFNKDPGPRAIGSYEQAYYVGTDPKESGIIQGDLIAKQWKANPDLDLNKDGKLQYVLLKGELGHPDAEARTRYVIEELNRQGIQTEELFLAGAEWDTAKAKDIVDSWLSGPKKDQIEVIISNNDGMALGALEATKAQGKKLPIFGVDALPRALELIKSGELAGTVLNDGVSQGKAVVQLSQNLAAGKNPTEGTQWQLEERVVRIPYVGVDKDNLAEFLK, encoded by the coding sequence ATGAAAAAAGCATTACTCAGCACCCTCGCATTATCTGTTGGTTTAAGCTTAACCTTGAGTACAGTGGCAGAAGCGAAAACCCGTATTGGCGTAACCATTTATAAATACGATGATCCATTTATGACCCTGATGCGTGATGAAATTCGCAAAGAGGCAGGAAATTATCCGCAAATTGAATTATTAATGAATGATTCTCAAAATCAGCAAGGTGTGCAAAATGACCAAGTGGACACCATTATTTCTCGTGGTGTTAAAGCCCTTGCCATTAATTTAGTCGATCCAAATGCCGCCCCTACCATTATCGCTAAAGCTAAATTAGAAAATTTACCTGTGGTTTTCTTTAATAAAGATCCAGGACCTCGTGCTATTGGTAGCTATGAACAAGCCTATTATGTCGGCACAGATCCAAAAGAATCAGGTATTATTCAAGGCGACTTAATCGCTAAACAATGGAAAGCCAATCCCGATTTAGACCTTAACAAGGACGGTAAATTACAATATGTGTTACTCAAAGGGGAATTAGGACACCCTGATGCGGAGGCGCGTACACGTTATGTGATTGAAGAATTAAATCGCCAAGGCATTCAAACGGAAGAATTGTTCTTAGCGGGAGCAGAATGGGATACCGCTAAAGCTAAAGATATTGTGGATTCTTGGCTATCTGGACCGAAAAAAGACCAAATTGAGGTCATTATTTCCAATAATGATGGTATGGCATTAGGGGCTTTAGAAGCCACCAAAGCACAAGGTAAAAAATTACCAATCTTTGGCGTTGATGCCTTACCTCGAGCTTTAGAATTAATTAAATCTGGCGAACTAGCGGGAACAGTGTTAAATGATGGTGTTAGCCAAGGTAAAGCCGTTGTACAACTCTCCCAAAATCTTGCCGCTGGCAAAAACCCAACGGAAGGAACACAATGGCAACTTGAGGAACGTGTAGTACGTATTCCTTATGTTGGCGTAGATAAAGATAATTTAGCGGAGTTCCTAAAATAA
- the mglA gene encoding galactose/methyl galactoside ABC transporter ATP-binding protein MglA yields MITQSVPQGEILLTMTNVSKSFPGVKALDKANLTVRSHSVHALMGENGAGKSTLLKCLFGIYAKDEGDILFLGKPVDFKTSKEALENGISMVHQELNLVRQTTVMDNLWLGRYPTKGLFVDHSKMYQETKAIFDELDIHIDPKEKVGKLSVSQMQMIEIAKAFSYNAKIVIMDEPTSSLSEKEVAHLFKIIDKLKQRGCGIIYISHKMDEIFKICDEITILRDGKWINTVPVASSTMDSIVAMMVGRELTQRFPEKTNQPKEVVLEVEHLTAKNQPSIQEVSFQLRKGEILGIAGLVGAKRTDIVETIFGVRERASGQIKLHGKIMKNRTALEAINNGFALVTEERRSTGIYANLNIEFNSLISNMKSYLTKFGLLSNKKMKSDTQWVIDAMNVKTPSHRTNIGSLSGGNQQKVVIGRWLLTQPEILMLDEPTRGIDIGAKFEIYQLIIDLAKKDKAIIMISSEMPELLGVTDRILVMSNGKVAGIVETAKTSQEEILQLAAKYL; encoded by the coding sequence ATGATAACTCAATCTGTTCCACAAGGAGAAATCTTACTCACAATGACCAATGTGAGTAAATCCTTTCCCGGGGTTAAAGCCCTTGATAAAGCCAATTTAACTGTACGATCTCATTCAGTCCACGCCTTAATGGGAGAAAATGGTGCAGGAAAATCCACTTTGTTAAAATGCCTATTTGGTATCTATGCCAAAGACGAGGGGGATATTTTATTTCTGGGGAAACCTGTTGATTTTAAAACCTCAAAAGAAGCTTTAGAAAACGGTATCTCTATGGTGCATCAAGAACTCAATCTTGTTCGCCAAACCACTGTGATGGATAACCTTTGGCTAGGACGTTATCCAACCAAAGGCTTATTTGTGGATCATAGTAAAATGTATCAAGAGACCAAAGCCATTTTTGATGAATTAGATATTCATATTGATCCCAAAGAAAAAGTCGGCAAACTATCCGTATCACAAATGCAAATGATCGAGATTGCTAAAGCCTTTTCTTATAATGCCAAAATTGTGATTATGGACGAACCGACATCATCACTTTCAGAGAAAGAAGTGGCCCATTTATTTAAAATTATTGATAAATTAAAACAACGCGGCTGCGGTATCATCTATATTTCCCATAAAATGGACGAAATTTTTAAGATTTGTGATGAAATTACCATTTTACGCGATGGCAAATGGATTAACACTGTTCCTGTCGCTAGTTCTACTATGGATAGCATTGTGGCGATGATGGTAGGACGAGAACTTACCCAACGTTTCCCAGAAAAAACCAATCAACCGAAAGAAGTGGTGCTTGAAGTAGAACATCTTACAGCGAAAAATCAACCCTCTATTCAAGAGGTATCTTTTCAATTACGCAAAGGCGAAATTCTAGGAATTGCAGGGCTTGTGGGGGCAAAACGTACTGATATAGTAGAAACCATTTTTGGTGTGCGTGAACGAGCAAGCGGGCAAATTAAACTGCATGGAAAAATAATGAAAAATCGCACCGCACTTGAAGCAATTAATAATGGTTTTGCCTTAGTTACCGAAGAAAGACGTTCAACGGGGATTTATGCCAACTTAAACATTGAATTTAATTCGCTAATTTCCAATATGAAATCTTATTTAACCAAATTTGGGTTATTAAGTAATAAGAAAATGAAAAGCGATACCCAATGGGTGATTGATGCAATGAATGTTAAAACACCATCACATCGCACCAACATTGGCTCATTATCAGGGGGAAATCAGCAAAAAGTGGTTATTGGACGTTGGTTATTAACACAACCTGAAATTCTGATGCTTGATGAACCAACAAGGGGGATTGATATTGGTGCTAAATTTGAAATTTATCAATTAATTATTGATCTCGCTAAAAAAGATAAAGCGATCATTATGATTTCTTCTGAAATGCCTGAATTATTAGGGGTTACCGATAGAATTTTGGTAATGAGTAACGGTAAAGTCGCTGGTATCGTAGAAACCGCCAAAACGTCCCAAGAAGAAATTTTACAGCTTGCTGCCAAATATTTATAA
- the mglC gene encoding galactose/methyl galactoside ABC transporter permease MglC produces MSGFTTNKSLDFFKQNAIYFVLLILLLFIIAQDPSFLSLRNFSNILTQSSVRLIIALGVAGLLVTQGTDLSAGRQVGLAAVISATLLQGMDSFNKVFPDLGEIPIPVVILIVCAIGAIIGMLNGLVIAYLNVTPFIATMGTMIIVYGINSLYYDSVGGSPISGFTEGFSTFAQGYFTLGTFRLSYITIYATIAAILVWILWNKTRFGKNIFAIGGNPEAARVSGVNVARNLVAIYMIAGMFYAFGGMLEAGRIGSATNNLGFMYELDAIAACVVGGVSFAGGVGTVIGVITGVIIFTVINYGLSYIGVSPYWQYIIKGSIIILAVAIDSLKYAKKK; encoded by the coding sequence ATGTCAGGGTTCACAACCAATAAGTCATTAGACTTTTTCAAACAAAATGCCATTTATTTTGTGCTACTGATTTTACTTCTTTTCATTATTGCACAAGATCCTTCTTTTCTAAGTTTAAGGAATTTTAGTAATATCCTTACCCAATCCTCTGTTCGCTTAATTATTGCCTTAGGAGTAGCGGGTTTATTAGTAACGCAGGGGACGGATCTTTCCGCTGGACGACAAGTCGGGCTTGCAGCGGTTATCTCTGCCACCTTGCTACAAGGTATGGATAGCTTTAATAAAGTCTTTCCTGACTTAGGCGAAATTCCAATTCCAGTGGTTATTCTTATTGTATGTGCCATTGGTGCAATTATTGGTATGCTCAATGGCTTAGTCATTGCTTACCTCAATGTTACCCCTTTTATCGCCACCATGGGAACAATGATTATCGTCTATGGCATTAATTCACTTTACTATGACTCAGTAGGCGGTTCTCCTATTTCAGGCTTTACTGAAGGCTTTTCTACTTTCGCACAAGGCTATTTTACCCTAGGCACATTCCGCCTGTCCTATATCACCATTTATGCCACGATCGCTGCAATTCTCGTCTGGATTTTATGGAACAAAACTCGCTTTGGTAAAAATATCTTTGCTATCGGTGGTAATCCCGAAGCCGCTCGTGTTTCAGGTGTCAATGTTGCTCGCAACTTAGTGGCAATTTATATGATTGCAGGCATGTTCTATGCCTTTGGTGGTATGCTAGAAGCTGGGCGAATTGGTAGTGCAACCAATAATTTAGGCTTTATGTATGAATTAGATGCTATTGCCGCTTGCGTTGTGGGAGGTGTTTCATTTGCAGGTGGTGTAGGTACGGTTATCGGCGTTATCACAGGGGTCATTATTTTCACTGTTATTAACTATGGTTTATCCTATATTGGCGTAAGCCCTTACTGGCAATATATCATCAAAGGTAGCATTATTATTCTTGCAGTGGCGATTGATTCCTTAAAATACGCTAAGAAAAAATAA
- the rep gene encoding DNA helicase Rep: MKLNSQQQQAVESVNGACLVLAGAGSGKTRVIINKIAHLVANCGYLPRQIAAVTFTNKAAREMRERVAHSIGKSQSRGLIVSTFHTLGFDLIKREHRHLGLKSSITLFDEQDQLALLKELTSEVENKLGEEYKDFLRTLVSKISYWKNDLILPEQALSLAQEPKQQYFAQCYQRYAQQMRAYNALDFDDLIMLPTLLLRQNEEVRSKWQQKIRYLLVDEYQDTNTSQYELIKLLVGERACFTVVGDDDQSIYSWRGAKPQNIMRLRDDFPSLQVIKLEQNYRSTQRILHSANILIENNEHIFSKKLFSNLTQGELLQVIEAKNEEHEAERVVGELIAHRFSHKTKYKDYAILYRGNHQSRLLEKMLMQNRIPYKISGGTSFFSRAEIKDMMAYLRLLVNQDDEAAFLRIVNTPKREIGAVTLQKLGELAQQKQISLFEAIFAAELVQFVTPRAYDALQKFARWIVELNDEILRSEPERAVKSMLAGLQYEEYLYEQANSPKMAEMQARNVATLFEWVADMLKGDEFNEPLTLNQVVTRLTLRDMLERNEDDDESDQVQLMTLHASKGLEFPHVYLIGMEEGILPHQTSIDEDNVEEERRLAYVGITRAQQSLTFTLCKERRQFGELIKPQPSRFLLELPQDDLQWEHDKPALTEQQRQQKAERNFANLRAILNKK, from the coding sequence ATGAAATTAAATTCACAACAACAACAAGCTGTTGAAAGTGTCAATGGAGCTTGCCTTGTTTTGGCAGGAGCAGGTTCGGGGAAAACGCGCGTTATTATCAATAAAATTGCCCATTTGGTAGCAAATTGTGGCTATTTACCACGCCAAATTGCGGCAGTTACCTTTACTAATAAAGCCGCTAGAGAAATGCGAGAACGAGTGGCACATTCTATTGGTAAGTCGCAAAGCAGAGGATTAATTGTTTCCACATTTCATACCTTAGGGTTTGATTTAATTAAGCGTGAGCATCGTCATTTAGGGTTAAAAAGCAGTATTACCTTGTTTGATGAACAGGATCAGTTGGCGTTATTAAAAGAATTGACCAGCGAGGTAGAGAATAAGTTAGGCGAGGAATATAAGGACTTTTTACGTACTTTGGTGTCAAAAATTTCTTATTGGAAAAATGATTTGATTTTGCCAGAACAGGCTTTATCGCTTGCTCAAGAGCCTAAACAGCAATATTTTGCTCAATGTTATCAGCGTTATGCACAACAAATGCGAGCCTATAATGCCTTGGACTTTGATGATTTGATTATGTTGCCCACGCTATTATTACGGCAAAATGAAGAAGTTCGGTCAAAATGGCAACAAAAAATTCGTTATTTGTTGGTTGATGAATATCAGGATACCAATACCAGCCAGTATGAATTGATTAAATTATTGGTGGGCGAGCGAGCTTGTTTTACCGTAGTGGGTGATGATGATCAATCCATTTATTCTTGGCGGGGGGCAAAACCGCAAAATATTATGCGATTGCGTGATGATTTTCCAAGTCTACAGGTCATTAAACTTGAGCAAAATTATCGTTCCACCCAGCGGATTTTGCATAGTGCCAATATTTTAATTGAAAATAATGAGCATATTTTTAGCAAGAAATTATTTTCTAATTTAACTCAAGGCGAATTATTGCAAGTTATTGAGGCAAAAAATGAAGAGCATGAAGCGGAGCGTGTGGTAGGCGAGTTAATTGCTCATCGCTTTTCCCATAAAACCAAATATAAGGATTATGCCATTCTTTATCGTGGTAATCATCAATCTCGTTTACTAGAAAAAATGTTAATGCAAAACCGAATTCCTTATAAAATTTCGGGAGGAACGTCCTTTTTTTCTCGGGCAGAAATTAAGGATATGATGGCATATTTACGTTTGCTCGTAAATCAAGACGATGAAGCGGCATTTTTGCGTATTGTAAATACACCTAAACGTGAAATTGGGGCTGTAACCTTGCAAAAGCTAGGGGAGTTAGCTCAGCAAAAGCAAATCAGTTTATTTGAAGCCATTTTTGCTGCGGAATTAGTTCAATTTGTTACGCCAAGAGCCTATGATGCGCTGCAAAAATTTGCTCGCTGGATTGTGGAATTGAATGATGAAATATTGCGCTCTGAGCCTGAGCGTGCGGTAAAATCCATGTTGGCCGGGTTGCAATATGAAGAATATTTGTATGAACAAGCTAATAGCCCCAAAATGGCGGAAATGCAGGCTCGTAATGTCGCTACATTGTTTGAATGGGTTGCCGATATGTTAAAGGGCGACGAATTTAATGAACCTTTAACCTTAAATCAAGTGGTTACTCGTTTGACATTGCGAGATATGCTGGAACGCAATGAAGACGATGATGAAAGTGATCAAGTGCAATTAATGACCCTACATGCCTCAAAGGGATTAGAATTTCCTCACGTTTATTTAATTGGTATGGAAGAGGGAATTTTACCACACCAAACCAGCATTGATGAAGATAATGTAGAGGAAGAACGGCGGTTGGCTTATGTGGGTATTACCCGAGCCCAGCAAAGTTTAACCTTTACTCTATGCAAAGAACGCCGTCAGTTTGGCGAATTAATTAAACCGCAACCGAGCCGTTTTTTGTTAGAGTTACCGCAAGATGATTTACAGTGGGAACATGATAAACCTGCATTAACCGAGCAACAACGTCAACAAAAAGCCGAACGTAATTTTGCTAATCTGCGGGCGATTTTAAACAAAAAATGA
- a CDS encoding lipoprotein — MKKIFLILTALFSLSGCGTIVSLINPNEPYGAYAGTKYDLAMAKKWGLPILDLPLSFLLDTALLPYVLVQDK; from the coding sequence ATGAAAAAAATTTTTCTTATATTGACCGCACTTTTTAGCTTATCGGGTTGTGGCACTATCGTGAGTTTGATTAATCCTAATGAGCCTTATGGGGCTTATGCGGGGACGAAATATGATCTTGCCATGGCGAAAAAATGGGGCTTGCCTATTTTAGATTTACCCCTTTCTTTTTTATTGGATACGGCGTTATTGCCTTATGTGTTAGTACAAGATAAATGA
- a CDS encoding YggT family protein, with product MNAIQYLILTIMGLYAFILILRTWLQYCRVDFYNPISQTIVKLTQPVLSPLRKIIPSLNNIDLAALFVAFILCSLKYPVLNFLVGQTTINWGLALLIGALSVVKTFGELIFWAILIRAIMSWFSGGNSQAEYLLYQITEPLLAPIRRILPRTGMIDFSVMILGFILIFANKLGYDFFGTLWLLA from the coding sequence ATGAACGCCATTCAATACCTAATCTTAACCATTATGGGGCTTTATGCCTTTATCTTGATTTTACGCACTTGGTTACAATATTGCCGAGTGGATTTTTATAATCCTATTTCTCAAACCATTGTTAAACTCACTCAACCAGTGTTAAGTCCTTTACGCAAAATTATCCCTAGCTTAAATAATATTGATTTAGCAGCACTTTTTGTGGCTTTTATCCTTTGTTCATTAAAATACCCTGTCTTAAATTTTCTTGTGGGGCAAACTACAATAAACTGGGGCTTAGCATTGCTTATTGGGGCATTAAGCGTGGTAAAAACCTTTGGCGAGCTGATCTTTTGGGCAATTTTAATTCGCGCGATTATGAGCTGGTTTAGTGGTGGTAATAGCCAAGCTGAATATTTACTCTATCAAATTACAGAACCTTTATTAGCCCCAATTCGCCGGATTTTACCCCGTACAGGTATGATTGATTTCTCAGTGATGATACTGGGCTTTATTCTAATTTTTGCCAATAAATTAGGTTATGATTTTTTTGGTACATTATGGTTATTGGCTTGA